The Topomyia yanbarensis strain Yona2022 chromosome 3, ASM3024719v1, whole genome shotgun sequence nucleotide sequence GGTTTTCCTCTACCACAGGAAGAAATTGCAGAAGTAGCCAAGCGGTTCAAGGAAGGTCTGCGCGATGGAACGCATCAAATGTTTAGTGATCTGAGTAACCTACGCGTACCGTGTCTGGTGTTTTCCGCCGGCCTGGGAGACTCGGTCGTATCGGTCCTTCGGCAGGCCAATGTAATGTACCCGAATGTAAAGGTGATCTCAAACTTTCTGCAATATGGTGCAGATGGAAAACTGAACGGATTACAGGATAAAATGATCCATACGTTCAACAAGAATGAAACTGCCCTGAAAGGGACTGAATATTATGATCTCGTGCACGACCGGGATCATGTTATTGTGATGGGGGACTCACTAGGAGACGCTGGTATGGCCGATGGCATTCCAACATCGTCACATGTGCTCAAAATTGGATTTCTGTTTGATCATGTAAGTGTTTGAAGTTGACGATGTGAAGAAATGCTAATATATATTTTGACCTACAGCCCGAACAGAATCTGCCCCGATACATGGACACCTTTGATATAGTGCTGATCGATGACCAGACAATGGACGTGCCGCGAGCGATATTAGAAATGGTCAAAAACAAGTCCCATCAGTAAAAAATTCTCTGGATTTGTGTGTTCAACAAATGTAACATCATAACAAAATCCACCTCTAACAATCGTTAcacattttattctttttctcCATGACCTCGGAAACCCTATCCTCTAGCCAATCATTAAGATGTATGTTTTTTCCTGAATGGTTTCCTAGCATAAATTCTACATAAAACTATGTGTAGTCCGTTGAACTTTTCGCTGTGTTGTTTGTcgcttaaaataaaataaatgtttaTTTAGTTGACCATATACGCCAGCAATTTAACATAATGAAGTCATAACATAAGAGTCTAAAAAGCCAAAAAACAACCGGTACATActcataagggaccattcataaattacgtaacgcttttaggggggggggggggaggtggtacaacaagttgtgagattttgtgacataggggggaaggggagttagctagatcgttacgtaacatgttttcgccgaagaaaaaaaaaattctaggaatttgttacgtaacaggggagggggggatgaagaaatttgtgacaatttgttacatggggggaggggggagtcaaatttgggcaatttttgcgttacgtaatttatgaatggtccctaacatAAGAGTCTAAAAAGCCAAAAAAACAACCGGTACATACTCGCTTGAAAAAGCACTTAACATGCATACTACCGATCTGTACTTAATGATAGCTGTgtagaaaatatattaaaccATTCGCTCACTGAatacatattttaatatttttaagaaGTTTAAAGGAATATGGCTTAATAGATATAGATATTGGAATGTATCACAACCGGGGCAGCCCATTTGGTAGGAAATTACTAAATCAGAATTTTAATGCGTTATGTGACTTAACACCGTTACAGTAAAATGTTTAACTGTAGGTAATTTAAGTACACGGTGATGGTGTACAACATCTGGAGAGAACTTCATCTTTGTTTTGGGATATGATTCAATTAAGCAACAATGCGAGAAACAATTGAAATGCTTTCTAGATATTTGTTCGACCCTTATAGACTCAGAACATTCCCGTTTTCCAGTTCTCACGTAGATTTTATTTTTACCCTACATTCTTTTTATACACTATTTAGTGTATAAAAAGAATGTAACATCCCGTTCGAATCAATCCCACATTTCAAACATATGAGCGTACGGACGAATGACCACCCGGTTAAAGCCCTCAATAAACAAATTACAATTATATATGACCGTGTTCG carries:
- the LOC131694252 gene encoding 7-methylguanosine phosphate-specific 5'-nucleotidase, giving the protein MVGQRRFQLDEITVLKAGHVNIRDPDKVEHMLNELVAGGIDKLQLVTDFDYTITKQKLSSGEKILTSFGMFHECKSIPASVLKELEKLFDKYRPIEIDPHMPLDEKIVYMIEWWTKTGELLKGFPLPQEEIAEVAKRFKEGLRDGTHQMFSDLSNLRVPCLVFSAGLGDSVVSVLRQANVMYPNVKVISNFLQYGADGKLNGLQDKMIHTFNKNETALKGTEYYDLVHDRDHVIVMGDSLGDAGMADGIPTSSHVLKIGFLFDHPEQNLPRYMDTFDIVLIDDQTMDVPRAILEMVKNKSHQ